The Plasmodium berghei ANKA genome assembly, chromosome: 12 genome contains a region encoding:
- a CDS encoding peptidyl-prolyl cis-trans isomerase, putative produces MGKKKKYVYLEFSINTITLGKVYFELYNDEGIEKSIENFLSLCKGNEYHSIYSNEMLTYKNCKIEKIKKNKSIKCGYLRNKAHSGNKNNNFECISNNLSTNGNKYEKIECIYGKTYNKEYSQRKHLNAGLLTVVEVGKKKYSSIFKITLNKIKKYDNKNIIIGRVIKNMHIIRAIELLPVNNIYQPKVNIYISDCNEIHESFFKGEKISNRQSYINSLFDNFYEKNKNENEIDDEFNVENEVPIYDSLNIKDRDIKNKVTEKQKGIELLNKILDTIEFVSKNKEKELSQGIAKINEREEGKDESQSRNISQKYYKIDSNKASKKTFDEIEDKQEPLESYVNLFEKSINKEMTERERKLLEIQLKINQSKSLNEMENIKEKMGHSFTGQRNKYLEYMNYTFEKNKIIANAVPKGITKPMEKENLDPDKKKIPENEQNEQAEERNYVYNTSAIKAYNSISKKKKKKMEAYELDNDINLYKKIKFNFSINRKIYDEKKEIYGKNFYGNNLLIHDNTPCSDKDKNRIIEFCKKQEELRSKLSRKRTNDNEIFKNYINRRNKIYNKKLDRYFNEHTAEIRRNLEKQH; encoded by the coding sequence atgggaaaaaaaaaaaaatatgtttatttagAATTTTCCATAAATACAATAACACTAGGGAAAGTTTACtttgaattatataatgatgAAGGAATAGAAAAATcaattgaaaattttttaagcCTATGCAAAGGAAATGAATATCATAGTATTTATTCAAATGAAATGttaacatataaaaattgtaaaatcgaaaaaataaaaaaaaataaatcaataaAATGTGGATATTTAAGGAATAAAGCCCATTCAGGaaataagaataataaCTTTGAATGTATTAGTAACAATTTATCAacaaatggaaataaatatgaaaaaattgaatGTATTTATGGAAAgacatataataaagaatattCACAAAGAAAGCATTTAAATGCAGGTTTGTTAACAGTTGTTGAAgtaggaaaaaaaaaatattcctcaatttttaaaattacattaaataaaataaaaaaatatgataataaaaatattattattgggcgagtaattaaaaatatgcacatTATACGAGCCATTGAATTATTGCctgttaataatatttatcaaCCAAAGGttaacatttatatatcagATTGTAATGAAATTCATGagtctttttttaaaggtgaaaaaatatcaaataggcaatcatatattaatagtttatttgataatttttatgaaaaaaataaaaatgaaaatgaaatagaTGATGAATTTAATGTAGAAAATGAGGTTCCCATATATGACTCACTAAATATTAAAGACAgagatattaaaaataaagttacagaaaaacaaaaaggTATTGAATTGCTAAACAAAATACTTGATACTATTGAATTtgtttcaaaaaataaagaaaaagaattatCACAAGGAATTgctaaaataaatgaacgTGAGGAAGGTAAAGATGAAAGCCAAAGTCGAAATATTTCACAAAAATACTATAAAATAGATAGTAATAAAGCAAGTAAGAAAACGTTCGATGAAATTGAAGATAAACAAGAACCATTGGAATCATATGTAAacttatttgaaaaaagtataaacaAAGAAATGACAGAAAGGGAAAGGAAATTGCTAGAAATACaactaaaaataaaccAATCAAAAAGCTTAAAtgaaatggaaaatataaaagaaaaaatgggGCATTCTTTTACTGGTCaacgaaataaatatttagaatatatgaattatacatttgaaaaaaataaaattatagcAAATGCTGTTCCAAAAGGAATCACAAAACCGatggaaaaagaaaatcTTGATccagataaaaaaaaaatcccagaaaatgaacaaaatgagCAAGCCGAAGAAAGAAATTACGTTTACAATACAAGTGCTATAAAGGCGTACAATTCgataagtaaaaaaaaaaaaaaaaaaatggaagcGTATGAACTtgataatgatataaatttatacaaaaaaataaaatttaatttctcaataaatagaaaaatatatgatgaaaaaaaagaaatatatggtaaaaatttttatggaaataatttgttaattCATGATAATACACCATGTAGtgataaagataaaaatcGAATTATAGAATTCTGTAAAAAACAAGAAGAATTAAGAAGTAAGCTTAGTAGAAAAAGAACAAATGACAAtgaaattttcaaaaattatattaataggcgaaataaaatatataataaaaagttgGACCGTTATTTTAATGAGCACACAGCAGAAATAAGACGAAATTTGGAGAAACAACATTGA
- a CDS encoding serine/threonine protein phosphatase 2B catalytic subunit A → MEPLPDPKNDRQIKDVEPPPSKPLATQLLYPNGTEEPPDYKILMEHLRKEGRIKKEDCLDIIKKVIDIISNEPNLLRLQDPITIVGDIHGQYYDLLKLLEVGGNPDNTQFLFLGDYVDRGSFSIEVLLLLYALKINFPDKIWLIRGNHECRQMTTFFNFRDECEYKYDIVVYYAFMESFDTLPLSAVINGKFLGVHGGLSPELILLNQICSFTRFQEPPRSGIFCDILWADPIDEDKEEHTIQQELYFPNDIRGCSYFFGYNAATSFLEKNGLLSIIRAHEAQLEGYKMHQTNLKTGFPTVITIFSAPNYCDVYNNKGAVLKFDSNTLNIQQFSFSPHPYHLPNFMNLFTWSIPFVSEKVTEMIYSILNSSINNSNDDMSNIVLPPEILQILNYIEDNNKKLNLNEQNKDLNMHEGLLNDGSFNTSNNNDNITNPHDIDNQILKTNEEMQTSKDKADALRKKVQSIGRLMRVFRTLRKENELIVQLKGCSPGYKIPVGLLLRGRKGLENELEKFTKAKEIDSINEKRPSNE, encoded by the exons atggaaCCTTTACCAGATCCAAAAAATGATAGACAAATAAAAGACGTTGAACCTCCCCCATCAAAa cCATTGGCCACACAACTTCTATATCCAAATGGTACAGAAGAACCACCAGATTACAAAATATTGATGGAACATTTAAGAAAAGAAGGtcgaataaaaaaagaagattgtttagatataataaaaaaagttatagATATAATTAGTAATGAACCAAATTTATTAAGACTACAAGACCCGATTACAATAGTTGGTGATATTCATGGACAATATtatgatttattaaaattattagaaGTTGGTGGAAATCCAGATAATAcgcaatttttatttttaggCGATTATGTTGATAGGGGTTCATTTAGTATAGaagttttattattattatatgcattgaaaataaattttccTGACAAAATATGGTTAATTCGAGGAAATCATGAATGCCGACAAATGacaacattttttaattttagaGATGAAtgtgaatataaatatgatatagTAGTATATTATGCATTTATGGAATCTTTTGACACGTTACCATTATCTGCAGtaataaatggaaaatttCTAGGAGTTCATGGAGGTTTGTCACCAGAACTTATACTTCTAAATCAAATATGTTCATTTACTCGATTTCAAGAACCACCACGATCTGGAATATTTTGTGATATACTTTGGGCTGATCCTATAGATGAAGATAAAGAAGAACATACAATACAACaagaattatattttccaaaCGATATAAGGGGATGTAGCTATTTCTTTGGATATAATGCTGCAACAtcatttttagaaaaaaatggattATTATCAATTATAAGAGCACATGAAGCTCAATTAGAAGGTTATAAAATGCatcaaacaaatttaaaaacagGATTTCCTACTGttataactattttttctgCTCCAAATTATTGtgatgtatataataacaaagGAGCTGTGTTAAAATTTGATAGTAATACTTTAAATATACAACAATTTAGTTTTTCTCCACATCCATATCATTTAccaaattttatgaatctATTTACATGGTCAATACCATTTGTTAGTGAAAAAGTAACAGAAATGATTTATTCAATTTTAAATTCAAGtattaataattcaaatgATGATATGAGTAATATTGTTTTACCTCCTgaaattttacaaatattaaattatattgaagataataataaaaaattaaatctaaatgaacaaaataaagatcTAAATATGCATGAAGGTTTGTTAAATGATGGCTCTTTTAATactagtaataataatgataacaTAACTAACCCACATGATATAGATaatcaaattttaaaaacaaatgaagAAATGCAAACATCAAAAGATAAAGCTGATGCTTTAAGGAAAAAAGTACAATCTATTGGAAGGTTAATGAGAGTTTTTAGGACGCTtagaaaagaaaatgaattaatagTTCAACTTAAAGGATGTAGTCCAGGTTATAAAATTCCAGTTGGTTTATTATTAAGGGGAAGAAAAGGATTAGAAAATGAACttgaaaaatttacaaaagCAAAAGAAATTGATAGTATAAATGAAAAGAGACCATCAAATGAATAA